TCTACCACTTCTTCGTAGGGCAGGCGGTGATACACCATCACCAAGTCCGCCTTGCCGGGCTCCAGAATGTCTCGGGCCTCGGCATCCAAACCGGCCGTGCCTAAAAAGCCGAAATGGCGGATAGCTTCCAAAATTCCCCCCGCGCCACTCAGCGAGGCATGAAAAACCCGCGCCCGGCTTTCGGTCGCTTCCAGCAAACCTGACTCTGACTCACCTACACAAACACCGATAAAGCCCTGCTCATACATAGACAGATCATTCAGAGTATCCCCCGCCACCAACACCTCTTCATGGGGAATGTTCAAATGCGCCACCAATGCCGTCAGGGTCGAACCCTTATTGACGCCTTTAGGCAAAATATCTAAATACCAACTTGCGGAATACAGTAGATCGCAATCTAATGCGGCAACAGCTTTGGCCAAGGGGGCTCGCACCGCATCTACCGCTTCAGGCTCACAAAAATAGGAGCAACGACGCTCCTGCGGCACATCTTGGCGTTGCAGGCCGTTAATACCGTCCAAGGCAGCTTCGACAACGTGCTCACCCGGCCAGAGCTTGTCGATATCGGACTGCAAAGGTTGTATCGGCTGCTGAGTACTACCATCAACTACCGTGCAGCCCACATCACAAATAATATAATCCGGTTCAGGAATGGTGGGGTCGGCTAATAATGGCAATACAGATTCCAGTCCACGACCGGTGACAAATGCCAGTTCAATTTCGGGGTGAGCGGCGATAATCTGATATAAACGAAGGCGATTTTCAGAAGTCCCCCCCAAAAACGTGCCGTCTAAATCGGTTGCTAACAACATAGTCAATTCCCGTGATTTGCAACAGCGCCGGGGCATTCCCCAGGCCGATGCCTGACGTATGGTCCACGGACCTATGTTGGTGGGAGCACTCACTCGTTCGAGCCACTCCTAGCACCGCGAGACGGCGCACAAACATCCTCACTGCATGAAGGAAGAAACCAGTAAAGGCTGATCCGAAGACCTTGATTAACCAAGCAAAAATCCGTTTAGCACTTCAGCTTGGCGGTGAAACGCAATAAACCTGATCATGCAGATTTTATGCCGCGCAAAGCTAAAAGCAGGCCTCACGGCGCTTTCCTGCAAGTCTATTCAACTGACATGGAACGCAGTGATATTCAGACTCTCCCCGGCACCCCTTGCTGCACCAAAAAAGAGCGTCACGCCCGTTTAGGCCTGTCCCCGCTCTTTCTACACAAACAAGAAACTTTCTGGCTTTTCCACATACCAACGCTATAGCACTTAAGTATCACGGCTCCAGCACCACCAGCAGGTGGGCATTTAAAGCTAAACGCCCCTGCCCAAAAGCTGGTTGGAACAAGTCTTGCCTCGGGTCTAGTATTAGAGCTGAATTGCTAAGTTCGACACCTGATCATGAATCGCCTATTACAAGCGAGCGATCTCCAAGGTGGTAAACCGTTGGCAAAACGTGCTTTGATCGTACATGCCAGTGCAGAACTGGAGAATAATAGGGAGGAGCATGTCCGAACGTTGGAATAACATCATTACCTCGGCCCAGACCTTTCGTCGGGAGCTCCACCGCTATCCCGAACTAGGCTGGCAGGAAAACCGTACCGCTGCAGAAATCCGCAGAGCGTTAAGCTCACTGGATATCTCTTGGCGAGATTGCGCCAAAACCGGCACTGTCGCATCGCTCGGTAAACACAAGCGCGGTAAGCACATTGCCCTGCGAGGCGATATCGATGCACTTCCCATCACTGAAAAATCCGACAAAGAATGGCGCTCCGAACATCAGGGTTGCATGCATGCCTGCGGCCACGACGGTCACACCGCCACGTTGCTGGCAACCGCAGAGTGGCTTAAACACAGTGAAGATCAACTCACGGGGCCAGTCACTTTAATCTTTCAGCCCGCCGAAGAAGGGGGCCACGGCGCGCGGGAAATGATCGCCGACGGTGCCTTAGAGGGCGTGGATGAAATTTTCGGCTGGCATAACTGGCCCGCCATCCCCTTTGGCAAATTGGCTTGCCCAGACGATATTGTAATGTGTGGTAACGGCACCTTTCGCATCAAACTGAATGGCAAAGGTGGTCATGCCAGCCAACCTGAATTATGCAAAGACCCCGTATTGGCCGCCAGTGCAATCACCCTTGCGCTACAGCAAATTGTCGCTCGGCGCCTAGCACCCCAACGGGCCGCCGTAATCAGCGTCACATCCATTAATGCTCCAAGCGGGGCGACGATTATTCCGCAACAAGCAGAACTCGGCGGCAGTATTCGAGTACCCGACATTAAAACCCGGGACGAAGTAAATCAGCTTATTCGTGAAATAAGCCAGCAAACCGCGGCCAGTTATGGGGTTGATTGCGAGGTAGAAATCATCCCTCGCTACAACGCCACCATTAATCATGCCCAGCAAGCCCAACGCCTTCGCAGCTGCTGGCAAGACGCTTTTGGTAGCGCGGCAATGGCAAACGATATTCTCACGCCGATTATGGCGTCAGAAGACTTCAGCTATTACCTGCAAGAAATTCCTGGGGCCTTTGCCTTAATCGGCGCAGGCGAGGCAGACGAAGAAGCCTACCCTTGCCACAGTCCCCACTACGACTTTAATGACAAACTGATACCACTTGTTACCGAACTTTATGCCCGCTTAGTCGGCGCGGCATTACCTACGCCCAACTAATCGGGCATCAAAACTATCGTTACCTTGACGCACCACGACGCGTCTATTTTGTCCCCAGCGACAAAATTCTAAAAACCGCA
The DNA window shown above is from Spongiibacter sp. IMCC21906 and carries:
- the doeB2 gene encoding N(2)-acetyl-L-2,4-diaminobutanoate deacetylase DoeB2 — its product is MSERWNNIITSAQTFRRELHRYPELGWQENRTAAEIRRALSSLDISWRDCAKTGTVASLGKHKRGKHIALRGDIDALPITEKSDKEWRSEHQGCMHACGHDGHTATLLATAEWLKHSEDQLTGPVTLIFQPAEEGGHGAREMIADGALEGVDEIFGWHNWPAIPFGKLACPDDIVMCGNGTFRIKLNGKGGHASQPELCKDPVLAASAITLALQQIVARRLAPQRAAVISVTSINAPSGATIIPQQAELGGSIRVPDIKTRDEVNQLIREISQQTAASYGVDCEVEIIPRYNATINHAQQAQRLRSCWQDAFGSAAMANDILTPIMASEDFSYYLQEIPGAFALIGAGEADEEAYPCHSPHYDFNDKLIPLVTELYARLVGAALPTPN